The Hemiscyllium ocellatum isolate sHemOce1 chromosome 14, sHemOce1.pat.X.cur, whole genome shotgun sequence genome includes a region encoding these proteins:
- the aspn gene encoding asporin, with the protein MRSFLFLSIVALSSAKPSRRNEFLHFLAEHDFMLQDPPQNTSDIIQPQQTPTPQTTFDDLFFTCPSKCVCQLRVVQCSDAGLKSVPAKIPKDTVMLDLQNNRITEIKETDLKNLHLLYALFLINNQITKIHPKAFQSMKHLKLLHLSWNLLPQIPTHLPKSLVELRIDDNKIKKIKKQAFKGMKFLHVLEMSGNPLDTTGMEPDAFDGLLRLIYVRISQANLTSVPKNLPSKLHELYLDHNKIVSLELEDFRRYKDLRSLDLSYNQIKEIENGSLSFLPKLRQLHLENNKVKHVPADIKELMHLQVLYLHNNNISKVDVDDFCPKESSKKMTFYSGISLFGNPVKHWEIQPASFRCVSGTFGVQFGK; encoded by the exons ATGAGATCATTTCTGTTTCTATCCATTGTGGCTCTGAGTTCAGCGAAACCATCACGTCGGAATGAATTTCTTCACTTCCTGGCTGAGCACGATTTTATGCTACAGGATCCTCCCCAAAACACATCTGACATCATTCAACCACAACAAACACCAACCCCACAAACCACTTTCGATGACTTATTTTTCACATGCCCTTCAAAATGTGTGTGCCAACTACGGGTAGTCCAATGCTCTGATGCTG GTTTGAAGTCAGTGCCAGCAAAAATTCCAAAAGACACAGTAATGCTTGATCTGCAAAACAACAGAATAACTGAAATAAAAGAAACTGATTTAAAGAACCTGCATTTGCTCTAT GCACTTTTTCTGATTAACAATCAGATAACCAAAATCCACCCAAAGGCATTCCAGTCCATGAAACATTTGAAATTGCTTCACCTTTCCTGGAACTTGCTACCTCAGATTCCAACTCATTTACCAAAATCTCTTGTGGAATTAAGAATTGATGATAACaaaattaagaaaataaaaaAGCAAGCTTTTAAAGGAATGAAGTTTTTACACGTTTTAG AAATGAGTGGAAATCCACTTGATACAACTGGCATGGAACCCGATGCTTTTGACGGGCTATTGAGACTGATTTATGTACGAATTTCACAGGCAAATTTAACTTCGGTTCCCAAGA ATTTACCATCCAAATTGCATGAGCTGTACCTTGATCACAATAAGATTGTATCATTGGAACTAGAGGACTTTAGGCGATACAAAGATTTGCGCAG TTTGGACTTGTCCTACAACCAAATTAAAGAGATTGAAAATGGAAGTTTATCATTTCTTCCTAAATTAAGACAGCTTCATTTGGAAAACAACAAAGTTAAGCATGTTCCTGCTGATATAAAGGAACTGATGCATTTGCAG gTACTTTATCTTCATAATAATAATATTAGCAAAGTTGACGTGGATGATTTCTGCCCAAAGGAATCAAGCAAAAAGATGACGTTCTATAGTGGAATCAGCCTTTTTGGCAATCCAGTGAAGCACTGGGAAATTCAGCCAGCCTCTTTTCGATGTGTCTCTGGTACTTTTGGCGTGCAGTTTGGAAAATAA